Sequence from the Catenuloplanes indicus genome:
CGCGTTCGGCCGTGATCTGGCGGGCTTCGTCCGCACGCTGCACGGTCTGGACATCTCGGACGCCACGCTGACCGGTTACCGCGGCGGCCTGCTGCGCGACGCCGGCGCCTGGGTGGACCGCAGCTTCGCGGCGTGCGCCGGCCTGATCCCCGGCCTCGGCACGCTGGAACGGATGTGGCGGGACGCGCTCGCGCTGCCCGACCCCACCGGCCCCCGCGTGCCGCTGCACGCGGACCTCAAGCCCACGAATCTGCTGGCCCGCGACGGCGCGCTGCATGCCGTGATCGACTTCGCCGGTCTGATCGTCGGTCACCCGGACGCCGAGCACGCCACCACCTGGGACCTGCCGGCCGAGGCCCGCGAGGCATACCGGGCCGCGCTCGACATCGACGACGAGACCTGGCAGCGGGCCCGGGCCTGGGCGATCGTGGTGGGCGTCAGCGGCGTCGCCTACTACCGGAACACGTTCCCCGAGTTCGTGGCCGAGTGCCGCGCGCGCCTGGCGGCCGTTCTCGCCGCTTCGTAGGCCGGCCCGTGTTCCGTGAGGCGACGGCGGCCGGCTTCCGGCTGCACCCGGACGACCCGATCCTGGACGGCAGGACGTCGTGCGTGCTCCGGCCCGTGGGGACTTCACGAGCATGAGACCTTGTGCCCGCTTCCGGCGTGGCCGCTTCCGAGTGCTCCCGCCGATCACCGTCGCCCGGCGATACCGCGCTCCTACCGGGAGCTGCGCACCGCCAGGTCGGCCAGGATCGCCTGAGCTGCGTTGTGCCCCGCGGCGCCGATCACGCTGCCGGCCGGGAACGTCCCCGCGCTCCCCGCGTACAACCCGTCGAGCCCGGTCGCATACGGCATCCGGTCGGTGAACGACACCGTGTTGTCGACGTGGTGGATGTGCCCGCCGGTGATCCCGAAATGCGCCTCGATGCCCGGCGGCGTCAGCGGCACCACGTCCGCGACCAGATCGCGGGTGCCGGGCGCGTACGCCTCACAGATGTCCAGCAACCGCTCCACGTACGACGGCAGCGCCGCGTCCCAGCCGCCGGCCGGCGCGTACGGCACCGACTGCACGAACAGCGCCGACGAGTGGTGCCCACCGGCGTCCTGCAGCGACGGGTCGACGGTGGTGTGCAGGTACCACTCGATGGTCGGCTCGGCCGGCAGCTCACCCGCGACCACGGAATCCCACATCTCCCGCAGCGCCCGCATCGGCGTGCCACCGGCCGCCGACCCCGGCAGCAGGTGGATCGTGGCGCCGAACGGGCTCGGCGAGCCGGTCGGCAGGCAGGAGAACTCTGGCAAACCGGACAGCGCGAGGTTGACCTTCAGCGTCGTACCCGGCCGCCGTACCGCCTCCATCCCGGTGACCAGCGACGACGGCAGCGCGCCGGGGGGCACGAGCGACATCAGCCGGTACGGATCACACGCACCGAGCACGACCGGCGCGGCCACCGACCGCCCGTCGGCCAGCGTCACGCCGGACACCGCGCCGCCGTCCACGGAGATCGCGCTCACGGCCGTACCCGGGAAGATCTTTGCTCCGGCGGCCCGCGCAGCGGCCGCGAACGTGGCGGAGACCGTGCCCATCCCGCCCTCGGCGATCATCCAGGTGCCGTCCGCGCCGGGCAGCCGGCACATGTTGTGCACCAGGAAGTTGTGGCCGGTGCCGGGATCGTCCGGGCCCGCGTTCAGCCCGGACAGGCCGTCGGTCACCGCGTACATCGAGACCAGCAGCTCGGAGGCGAAGCCGAACCGGGCCAGGTAGTCCGCCACCGAACCGCGGACCAGGTCGGTGAACGCGGTTCGCAGCGCCGGGCGGATGTAGCGGTCCGCGGTCTCCTCGACCGGCAGCGGCGGGGCCAGCCAGGCCGGGGCCAGGTCGTCGCGGAGCGCGGCCAGCTCGGCCTGCATCGCGTCGTCCGCCGCCACGTCCGCGGCGGAGAAGAACGCGGTCATCTGCGCGCGGGTCGACGCACGGTCGCGGCCGAACAGCAGGTACGGTCCGTCCGGCGTGGGCAGGAAGTAGTGCGGGTCGCGGCACAGCACCGGGATGTCCACGTCCAGCGTGCGCAGCAGCTCCGGCGGCATCAGGCCGAGCAGGTACGAACCGGTCGAATGCCGCAGGCCGGGCACGCGCGGGAACGGTGTCTCGGTGCGCGCGGCGCCGCCGATCACGTCCGACGCCTCCAGCACCACCACGTCCAGGCCCGCGCGCGCCAGCAGGATCGCGGAGACCAGCCCGTTGTGCCCGGCACCCACGATGATCACATCGGCCCGCGAGGTCGTCATGGCCGCGAGCCTAACGCCTCCGCGAGCAGCGCGAGCTCCCGCGCGAACAGCGGCTCCATGTCGCACCGGACATGACCGAACACCTCCAGCGCGACCAGCCCGAACACCCGGCTCCACGCGAGCACCAGCAGGTCCGCCGGCCCGGACAGCTCGGCCAGGAACAGCGTCGCGAACCCGGAGCTGCCGCACTCCTCGCGCACGCCGCCGAACATCAGCGCGAACTCCCGCGGATGCGCCAGACTCCACCGCCGGAACTCGTGCGCCATCCCGGTCAGCCGCACCGTCGGCGGCTCGCCCGCGCGCGCGTCCCGCACCGCCCGCACGGCCGCGGCCAGCTCCGCGAACAGATCCGCCGACAGCGCGTCGACCAGCGCGTCCAGCCCGGGGAAATACCGGTACAGCGCGGGCGCGGTCAGCCCCACCTCACGCCCGATCGCGCGCAGCGAGATCGCCGCGGGCCCGCCGGACACCAGCAGCCGCCGCGCCACCGCCTTGATCTCCGCGACGGTGGCGGTCCGCACCCGCTCCCGCCGGGTCGGCGCGGCGCTCATCCCCACATCCTAAAACCAGATCAAAATCATTCAAGGGTACGGAAAGCGGGCACTCGCCCCGCTCCGAGACCGACCGCCGTGGCGGTCCGGGACCGCCCGTGACCGGCGCCGTTCGTGGCCCGCCGTTCGGTCGTCACCGCCGGCGCCGAACCCGGCATCGGCCGGCTTCCGCCGGCGCTGTGCGTCCGCCGGCTCGGCTTCCCCGGGCTCTGCTCCCGCCGGTTACGCCGCTGCTGCTCGCGATGCCGTCTCGGCCCGCGGCACCGGCGTGGTCGACGACTGCTCTCCCGCCGGTTGTGCCGCATCGGCCGGCGTCGTCGTGGCCGCCGGTTCCGGCGTGCTGCCCGGTTCCGGCGTGTTGGCCGGCGGCGCGTGCCGGGAGCCGCTGCGGGTGGCCGCGAACCCGGCCAGCACGATCACGTGGAACAGGTACAGCCACAGCCCCACCGCCACCACGCCACCCACCATGTCCAGCCCGCCGAACGGCAGCCCCAGGTCCAGCGGCAGCGCGCAGAACAGGATGAACCCGTGCAGGAACCCGGACAGGTTCGCCGCCGTGAACGACCCGACCAGCACGGTCCGCACCCACCCCGGCGACCGGCCCGGCGCCAGCCCGCGGTACACCCAGATCAGCACCGGCGTCAGCGCCACCCACACCGCCGCGAACGACACCACGATCCCGCCGAACCGCGCCCACCCGCCCTGGTCGAACAGCCGCGCCGCGAACGGTACGCACGCCAGCGTCGCCGCCAGCAGCCCCGGCGACGCCACCACGATCGGCAGCAGCAGCACCCGTCCCCGCCACCCGGCCAGCGACTCCCGCGGCCCGGCCACGGACACGAACGCCCGCCGCAGCCCTTCGCCGTAGAACGTGGCCGGCAGCAGCGCGGCCAGCGCCAGCCCCGGCGTCAGCCCCAGCCCCGCCGCCAGCAACCCGGCCGCCGCCCGGTCCGCCCCGATCCGGTCCGGCAGCGCCTCGATCGCCGGCATCGCCAGCGCCCGCATCCCGTCCGCCCCCGCGATCAGGCTCGCCGCCCAGATCGCCAGCAACGCCACCGGCACCACCGCGATCCCGCCATAAAACGTGATCGCCGCCGCGTGCAGCGCCAGATCCCGCCCTTTCAGCGGCCGAAAGATCCCCATGGCATCACTGTTTCCCCGCTTCGGTCCCGCGCACGCACCGCGCCGGGTAGCGGCCCGGTCACGAAGCGGCGCATGCATCCGCACGGACGAGTGGCGTCGCTTCCACGGGGCAGCGCCGATAGGCTGACTTCGGCATCATGTTCCGCGGAGAGGGGAGGGCGGGTGGGAGCCATCCCGATCGAAGAGTTCGAGCCCATCGCCGAGACGCCGGCCGGACCCTCGTTCCAGTGGCTCGGCATCCGTGACGAGCCCTGGACCCCGCAGCTCGCGTTCGAGCTGCTGCCCGAGACCAACGGGCCACGGGTTGAGGTCTTCCGCGGGAGTGTCGTCGTGAGTCCGCATGCCGGAGTTGATCATCAAAGCATCGAGTTCAATCTGGCATCCCTGCTCAAGCCGCCCGCTCGGCGGGCAGGGTGCTTCCTTTATCACGAGATCAACGTGGTCTCCGGCGACGACCTCTTCATTCCCGACCTCGTCATCCTCCGCGAGTCCGGTGCGGGCCGAACTAGTGTCGCCATCGAAACCGTGATGCTGCTCGGCGAGATAGTCTCGGCCGGAAATCGCCGCAAGGACGTCATCGACCGCCCCAAGGAGTATGCGGCGGCCGGTGTGCCCTTCTTCCTCCGGGTCGACTTCCGCAACCGGGTTCCGGCGATCACGCTGTTCGCGTTGGAGGACGGTGAGTACCAGCCGCTCGTCGCGGCTGCCGCCGGAACCATGTTCGTGATGAAGGAACCCTTCGCCGTGGAGTTCGACCCGGCTGAGCTGCTGGACGAGTAGGCGGCGGGCGGTCGGCGGGCTTCCGGGAAGCGTGGGGGATGATGGGGGCGTGAGTTCGCCTCGGCACATTGTTCTGCTCGGCTCGACCGGGTCCATCGGTACGCAGGCCATCGACATCGTGGAGCGCCACCCCGAGCGTTTCCGCGTCGTGGCCGTCGGCGCGGGCGGGGGCAACGTCGAGTTGCTGGCCCGGCAGGCGCTGCAGCTCGGCGTCGAGGTGGTCGGTGTGGCGAAGGCCACGGCCGCGCAGGACCTGACGCTCGCCTTCTACGCGGAGGCCTCCCGTCGCGGCTGGACCAGCGGCGACTTCAAGATCCCGAAGATCGTGGCCGGGCCGGACGCGATGGCCGAGCTGGCCGCGTTGCCCTGCGACATCGTGCTCAACGGCGTGGTCGGCTCGCTCGGTCTGGCGCCCACGCTGACCGCGCTCAAGCACGGCCGCACGCTCGCGCTGGCGAACAAGGAGTCGCTGGTCGCCGGTGGCTCGCTGGTCCGGGCCGCGGTCCAGCGCCCGGACCAGATCGTGGCGGTCGACTCGGAGCACTCCGCGCTCGCCCAGTGCCTGCGCGGCGGCGCCGCGGGCGAGGTGCACAAGCTGATCCTGACCGCGAGCGGCGGCCCGTTCCGCGGCAAGAAGCGCGACGACCTCCGGAACGTCACGCCGGAGCAGGCGCTGGCGCATCCGACCTGGGACATGGGACCGGTCATCACCATGAACTCCGCCACACTCGTCAACAAGGGCCTCGAGGTGATCGAGGCGCACGAGCTGTACGGCATCCCGTACGACCGGATCGGGGTCGTCGTCCACCCGCAGTCGATGATCCACTCGATGGTCGAGTTCGTGGACGGCTCGACGCTCACCCAGGCCAGCCCGCCGGACATGCGGCTGCCGATCGCGCTGGCGCTGGGCTGGCCGGAGCGGGTGCCGGGCGCGGCGAAGCCGGTCGACTGGAGCGTCGCGAGCGCCTGGACGTTCGAGCCGCTGGACGACGAGGCCTTCCCGGCCGTGGAGCTGGCGAAGCAGGCCGGGCGCGAGGGCCGGTGCCGTCCGGCGATCTACAACGCGGCGAACGAGGAGTGCGTGGCCGCGTTCGCCGCGGGCGATCTGCCGTTTTTGGGCATCGTGGACACCGTTCGTGACGTTCTCGCGGCGGCCCCCGATTTCGGGGAACCGGGTACCGTCGACGACGTACTTTCCGCTGAGTCGTGGGCGCGCACGCGTGCCCGAGAGATCATCGCCGGTAGCCCGGCGTCCCGTACCGGGGGAGCTGCATGAGCTGGATGTTCTGGGTCGGCGTGCTGGTCTTCGCGATCGGCCTGATCATTTCGCTGGCCCTGCACGAGGCCGGGCACATGTGGTCGGCGCAGGCCTTCAAGATGAAGGTCACCCGGTTCTTCATCGGCTTCGGCCCGACGCTGTTCTCGTTCCGCCGCGGTGAGATCGAGTACGGCGTGAAGGCCATCCCGGCCGGTGCGTTCGTGAAGATCGTCGGCATGGTGCCGCAGGACGACGACGTGGCGCCGGAGGACGAGCCGCGCGCGATGTGGCGCCAGGCCCTCTGGAAGCGGACGATCGTCATGTCCGCCGGCTCCGCGATGCACTTCGCGCTCGGCACCGTGCTGCTCTGGGGCACGTTCGCGTTCATCCCGTTCAGCAACCCGGAGCGGGCCGACGAGGTGCGCCCCGAGGTCGCCGCGATCAGCGAGTGCGCCACCCCGAAGATCGTGGTGGTGGACGGCCGGCGCGTCGACTGCGACCCGGCGACCGGCACGCCCAGCGCGGCGAAGCAGGCCGGTCTCCAGCCCGGTGACGTGATCACCGCGGTGAACGGCACGGCGGTGACCGGCTGGGGCCAGATGAGCGGCCTGATCCGCGCGGCCGGCGGCAAGTCGACCACGATCACCTGGGAGCGGGCCGGCGCGGCGCAGTCCGCTACGGTCGTCATCCCGCTGGCCGAGCGGGTCAAGCCGGACTCCGGCGTGGAGACGGTCGAGGACATCACGCCGGACGACATCGAGACGGTCGGCGTGCTCGGCATCAGCCCGGTGATCCCGAAGACGGTGGCCGGCCCCTCGGCCGCGTTCGGGCTCACCTACCACGGCGTGATCACCATGGTGCAGAACACGTTCGAGTCGCTGAAGCGCATCCCGGAGAAGATCCCGCTGCTCTGGGCCGCGATCATGGGCGAGGAGCGCGACCCGGAGACGCCGATCAGCGTGCTCGGCGCGACCCGGCTCGGCGGCGAGCTGGTCGAGCGCGAGGAGTACGCGATCGCGCTCAACCTGCTGGTCGTGCTCAACTTCTTCATCGGCATCTTCAACCTGCTGCCGCTGCTCCCGCTGGACGGCGGGCACATCGCGATCGCCTGGTTCGAGCGCATCCGGTCCTGGCTCTACGCGCGCCTCGGCAAGCCCGACCCGGGCCGGGTGGACTACTTCAAGCTGATGCCGGTGACGTACGTCGTCATTCTCATCTTCGGGGCGTTCACGCTGCTCACGCTGACCGCCGATATCGTCAACCCGATCACTCTGAACTGAGTCGAAGGACAGCATTGTGACCGCCATCAGTCTCGGAATGCCCGCCGTTCCCCCACCGCCGCTGGCCCCCCGCCGGGCCAGCCGTCAGATCATGGTCGGACCCGTCGCGGTCGGCGGTGGCGCGCCGGTGAGCGTGCAGTCGATGACCACCACGCTGACCGCCGACATCAACTCCACGCTTCAGCAGATCGCCGAACTCACCGCGGCCGGCTGCCAGATCGTCCGGGTCGCCGTACCGTCCCAGGACGACGTGCTCGCGCTCCCCGCGATCGCGAAGAAGTCGCAGCTGCCGGTGATCGCCGACATCCACTTCCAGCCGAAGTACGTGTTCGCCGCGATCGACGCCGGCTGCGCCGCGGTCCGGGTCAACCCGGGCAACATCCGGCAGTTCGACGACAAGGTCAAGGAGATCGCGAAGGCGGCCGGTGACGCCAAGGTCCCGATCCGGATCGGCGTGAACGCGGGCTCGCTGGACAAGCGCCTGCTGGAGAAGCACGGCAAGGCCACGGCGGAGGCGCTGGTCGAGTCCGCGCTGTGGGAGTGCTCGCTGTTCGAGGAGCACGGTTTCCGGGACATCAAGATCTCGGTCAAGCACAACGACCCGGTCGTCATGATCCGGGCCTACCGGCAGCTCGCCGAGCAGTGCGACTACCCGCTGCACCTGGGCGTGACCGAGGCCGGACCGGCGTTCCAGGGCACGATCAAGTCCGCGGTCGCGTTCGGCGCGCTGCTGGCCGAGGGCATCGGCGACACGATCCGCGTGTCGCTGTCCGCGCCGCCGGTCGAGGAGATCAAGGTCGGCAACCAGATCCTGGAGTCGCTGGGTCTGCGCGAGCGCGGCCTGGAGATCGTCTCCTGCCCGTCCTGCGGCCGCGCCCAGGTCGACGTCTACACGCTCGCCGAGCAGGTCACGGCCGCGCTCGACGGCTTCCCGGCGCCGCTGCGCGTCGCGGTCATGGGCTGCGTGGTGAACGGCCCCGGCGAGGCCCGCGAGGCCGACCTGGGCGTCGCGTCCGGCAACGGCAAGGGGCAGATCTTCGTCAAGGGCCAGGTCATCAAGACCGTGCCGGAGTCGCAGATCGTCGAGACGCTGGTCGAGGAGGCGCTGCGCCTCGCCGACGAGATGGGCACGGAACTCCCCGAGGAACTCCGCGACCTGCTGCCCGCCACGAAGCCGATCGTGACGGTCCACTAGTAATCTTCAGGGCGACGCCCCGGGCCTGCTTCCACCAGGCCCGGGGCGTCGTCGTCGTTCGTCCTCACTCGGATTCGGCGAGGATCGCGTACAGCTTGCGCTTGGTCTCGTTGAGGATCTCCAGCGCGGCCTGCCGCTGCTCCGGCGTGCCGCTCACACCGACCTCCTTGAGCGCGCTCATGATCCCGAACGCGGCCTGCCGGAAGTCCTGCGCCTGGGACACGTGCTCGTCACCGAACTCGGCCCACGGCGGCGTCTCCGCCGCGCTCGCCGCCGCCGCCCGGCCGGTCTCGGTCAGCGTGAACCGCTTCCGCCCGCCGTCCGTCTCCGCGACGATCAGCCCCTCGTCCTCCAGCAGCTGCAGCGTCGGATAGACCGACCCCGGGCTCGGCCGCCAGATGCCACCGGTCCGCTGCTCCAGCTCCTGAATGATCTCGTAACCGTGCATCGGCCGCTCGATCAGCAGCGCCAGCACGGCCGCGCGCACGTTTCGCCCGCGCCCGCCGCGCCCACGCCCGCGATGCCCGCCGGGCCCGTGATGCGGCCCGCCGTGCCCCCACGGCCCGAACCCCGGCCCGCCGGGCCCGAACGGCGGGAACCCGAACCCGCGGCGGCGCCCCTCGTCCTCGAAGAATTCCCTGGCGAAGCCCTTCATGGTTGCTCCTCGTCCCGCCGATCAGACCGTCGGCGTGTTGTCGTTGATAGTTCGACGATATATCGAAAGACTATCGACGCCAACCCCGAGAAAAACCCCGAAGATCAACTGCTTGCTTTCCCGCTTCCGGCGGCGCGAGTTCCGCACGCTCCCGCGGGCCAACCGCGCCGACGGGCTCAACTCCGCTGGCGCTCCGTTCGCCCGCCGCGGCGGAGCCGGTCCCGCGTCACCCGAGCCGGCCCCCGGGACTGTTCAGCCGCCGCCCGGCAGCCGTACCGTCACGGTCAGCCCGCCGCCCGCGCGGGGTACGGCGGCCCACTGCCCGCCGTGTGCGTCGACGATCGCGTCCACGATGGCCAGTCCCAGCCCGGAGCCGTCCGGACCGCCGGTGCGTCGTCCCCCGCGCTGGAACGCGCGGCGCAGCAGCGGGACGGTGTCCGCGGGCACCTCCGGGCCGGTGTTGGCCACTTCCAGCACGACCTCGTCGCCGTCCGCACGGGTGCGCACCCATACCGTGCCGCCGTCCACGTTGTACCGGACCGCGTTCTCCACCAGGTTCCGGACCAGCAGCTCGGCCAGCACCGGGTCCGCGGCCAGCGGCGCCGGTGCCAGGTCGGCCCGGATGGCCGGCCCGGTGGCCGCCCGGACGCCCTCGGCCACGACCACGGCCAGGTCGGCCCGGTGCGGTACGGCCGGCTGCTGCCGGACCCGGGCCAGCGTGAGCAGCCCGGACAGCAGCCGTTCGCTGCGGTGCGCGGCGGTGACCACCGTGGTCAGCGCCTTGCGGTAGTCGGCCTCGTCCCGGTGCGGGCGGGACAGCGCCCGTTCCGCGGCCGCCTGGATCACGGTCAGCGGCGTCCGCAGCTCGTGCGACGCGTTCGCCACGAACAGCTTCTGCGCCTGGAACGACCGGTGCAGCCGGTCCAGCATGGTGTTGAACGTCTGTGCCAGCGTGAACAGCTCGTCGCGCGGCCCGGACGCGACGATGCGGTCCTCCAGCGTCTCGTGCGACAGGCGTTCCGCGGCCGCGGTGATGGTCCGCAGCGGGCGCAGCGCGCGGCTGGCCACGAACCAGCACAGCACCAGCGCGGTCGCGGTGGCCACGGCGAAGACGACGCCGGACTGCACCAGCATCGCGTTCAGCGCCTCCGCGCGCGCCTGGTCGATCGCCGCGTACACGTCCGGCGCCCAGGTCTCACCCGGGCCGGTCACCGGTCCGGTGGGTTCCGCCCCCTGCACCGGCATCGCCGCGGCCCCCGGGACCGCGGCGAGCGCGCTGACCCGCGCGTACAGGCCGGCGTCGGCGGAGGAGAGCGAGCGGTACGCGACCAGGTGGCTCACCGGCAGCAGGAGGCCACCGGTCGCCGCGAACAGCGCCGCGTAGGAGAGCGTCAGCCGGGTCCGGATCGAGAAGCGTGGCCACCGCACGGTCACGGGATCCGGTAGCCGCGGCCGATGACGGTCACGATCGGGTCCGGGTCGCCGAGCTTCTGCCGCAGCGTCTTCACCGTGGTCCGGACCGCGCCGGTGAACGGGTCCGCGTG
This genomic interval carries:
- a CDS encoding phosphotransferase, translating into MALHEDEIPVDEPVIRSLLARDRPEWAGLPLRRAGAGTDNTMFRLGDELLVRAPRNAYNAGMLAKERTWLPRLAPLLPLAIPEPVHHGSPSDAYPLPWAVYRWIDGAEPGPDTVDDWAAFGRDLAGFVRTLHGLDISDATLTGYRGGLLRDAGAWVDRSFAACAGLIPGLGTLERMWRDALALPDPTGPRVPLHADLKPTNLLARDGALHAVIDFAGLIVGHPDAEHATTWDLPAEAREAYRAALDIDDETWQRARAWAIVVGVSGVAYYRNTFPEFVAECRARLAAVLAAS
- a CDS encoding phytoene desaturase family protein translates to MTTSRADVIIVGAGHNGLVSAILLARAGLDVVVLEASDVIGGAARTETPFPRVPGLRHSTGSYLLGLMPPELLRTLDVDIPVLCRDPHYFLPTPDGPYLLFGRDRASTRAQMTAFFSAADVAADDAMQAELAALRDDLAPAWLAPPLPVEETADRYIRPALRTAFTDLVRGSVADYLARFGFASELLVSMYAVTDGLSGLNAGPDDPGTGHNFLVHNMCRLPGADGTWMIAEGGMGTVSATFAAAARAAGAKIFPGTAVSAISVDGGAVSGVTLADGRSVAAPVVLGACDPYRLMSLVPPGALPSSLVTGMEAVRRPGTTLKVNLALSGLPEFSCLPTGSPSPFGATIHLLPGSAAGGTPMRALREMWDSVVAGELPAEPTIEWYLHTTVDPSLQDAGGHHSSALFVQSVPYAPAGGWDAALPSYVERLLDICEAYAPGTRDLVADVVPLTPPGIEAHFGITGGHIHHVDNTVSFTDRMPYATGLDGLYAGSAGTFPAGSVIGAAGHNAAQAILADLAVRSSR
- a CDS encoding TetR/AcrR family transcriptional regulator, coding for MSAAPTRRERVRTATVAEIKAVARRLLVSGGPAAISLRAIGREVGLTAPALYRYFPGLDALVDALSADLFAELAAAVRAVRDARAGEPPTVRLTGMAHEFRRWSLAHPREFALMFGGVREECGSSGFATLFLAELSGPADLLVLAWSRVFGLVALEVFGHVRCDMEPLFARELALLAEALGSRP
- a CDS encoding YhjD/YihY/BrkB family envelope integrity protein, yielding MGIFRPLKGRDLALHAAAITFYGGIAVVPVALLAIWAASLIAGADGMRALAMPAIEALPDRIGADRAAAGLLAAGLGLTPGLALAALLPATFYGEGLRRAFVSVAGPRESLAGWRGRVLLLPIVVASPGLLAATLACVPFAARLFDQGGWARFGGIVVSFAAVWVALTPVLIWVYRGLAPGRSPGWVRTVLVGSFTAANLSGFLHGFILFCALPLDLGLPFGGLDMVGGVVAVGLWLYLFHVIVLAGFAATRSGSRHAPPANTPEPGSTPEPAATTTPADAAQPAGEQSSTTPVPRAETASRAAAA
- a CDS encoding Uma2 family endonuclease gives rise to the protein MGAIPIEEFEPIAETPAGPSFQWLGIRDEPWTPQLAFELLPETNGPRVEVFRGSVVVSPHAGVDHQSIEFNLASLLKPPARRAGCFLYHEINVVSGDDLFIPDLVILRESGAGRTSVAIETVMLLGEIVSAGNRRKDVIDRPKEYAAAGVPFFLRVDFRNRVPAITLFALEDGEYQPLVAAAAGTMFVMKEPFAVEFDPAELLDE
- the dxr gene encoding 1-deoxy-D-xylulose-5-phosphate reductoisomerase yields the protein MSSPRHIVLLGSTGSIGTQAIDIVERHPERFRVVAVGAGGGNVELLARQALQLGVEVVGVAKATAAQDLTLAFYAEASRRGWTSGDFKIPKIVAGPDAMAELAALPCDIVLNGVVGSLGLAPTLTALKHGRTLALANKESLVAGGSLVRAAVQRPDQIVAVDSEHSALAQCLRGGAAGEVHKLILTASGGPFRGKKRDDLRNVTPEQALAHPTWDMGPVITMNSATLVNKGLEVIEAHELYGIPYDRIGVVVHPQSMIHSMVEFVDGSTLTQASPPDMRLPIALALGWPERVPGAAKPVDWSVASAWTFEPLDDEAFPAVELAKQAGREGRCRPAIYNAANEECVAAFAAGDLPFLGIVDTVRDVLAAAPDFGEPGTVDDVLSAESWARTRAREIIAGSPASRTGGAA
- a CDS encoding M50 family metallopeptidase; this translates as MSWMFWVGVLVFAIGLIISLALHEAGHMWSAQAFKMKVTRFFIGFGPTLFSFRRGEIEYGVKAIPAGAFVKIVGMVPQDDDVAPEDEPRAMWRQALWKRTIVMSAGSAMHFALGTVLLWGTFAFIPFSNPERADEVRPEVAAISECATPKIVVVDGRRVDCDPATGTPSAAKQAGLQPGDVITAVNGTAVTGWGQMSGLIRAAGGKSTTITWERAGAAQSATVVIPLAERVKPDSGVETVEDITPDDIETVGVLGISPVIPKTVAGPSAAFGLTYHGVITMVQNTFESLKRIPEKIPLLWAAIMGEERDPETPISVLGATRLGGELVEREEYAIALNLLVVLNFFIGIFNLLPLLPLDGGHIAIAWFERIRSWLYARLGKPDPGRVDYFKLMPVTYVVILIFGAFTLLTLTADIVNPITLN
- the ispG gene encoding flavodoxin-dependent (E)-4-hydroxy-3-methylbut-2-enyl-diphosphate synthase, which translates into the protein MTAISLGMPAVPPPPLAPRRASRQIMVGPVAVGGGAPVSVQSMTTTLTADINSTLQQIAELTAAGCQIVRVAVPSQDDVLALPAIAKKSQLPVIADIHFQPKYVFAAIDAGCAAVRVNPGNIRQFDDKVKEIAKAAGDAKVPIRIGVNAGSLDKRLLEKHGKATAEALVESALWECSLFEEHGFRDIKISVKHNDPVVMIRAYRQLAEQCDYPLHLGVTEAGPAFQGTIKSAVAFGALLAEGIGDTIRVSLSAPPVEEIKVGNQILESLGLRERGLEIVSCPSCGRAQVDVYTLAEQVTAALDGFPAPLRVAVMGCVVNGPGEAREADLGVASGNGKGQIFVKGQVIKTVPESQIVETLVEEALRLADEMGTELPEELRDLLPATKPIVTVH
- a CDS encoding PadR family transcriptional regulator; this translates as MKGFAREFFEDEGRRRGFGFPPFGPGGPGFGPWGHGGPHHGPGGHRGRGRGGRGRNVRAAVLALLIERPMHGYEIIQELEQRTGGIWRPSPGSVYPTLQLLEDEGLIVAETDGGRKRFTLTETGRAAAASAAETPPWAEFGDEHVSQAQDFRQAAFGIMSALKEVGVSGTPEQRQAALEILNETKRKLYAILAESE
- a CDS encoding sensor histidine kinase; the protein is MTVRWPRFSIRTRLTLSYAALFAATGGLLLPVSHLVAYRSLSSADAGLYARVSALAAVPGAAAMPVQGAEPTGPVTGPGETWAPDVYAAIDQARAEALNAMLVQSGVVFAVATATALVLCWFVASRALRPLRTITAAAERLSHETLEDRIVASGPRDELFTLAQTFNTMLDRLHRSFQAQKLFVANASHELRTPLTVIQAAAERALSRPHRDEADYRKALTTVVTAAHRSERLLSGLLTLARVRQQPAVPHRADLAVVVAEGVRAATGPAIRADLAPAPLAADPVLAELLVRNLVENAVRYNVDGGTVWVRTRADGDEVVLEVANTGPEVPADTVPLLRRAFQRGGRRTGGPDGSGLGLAIVDAIVDAHGGQWAAVPRAGGGLTVTVRLPGGG